Proteins encoded together in one Dermacentor variabilis isolate Ectoservices chromosome 2, ASM5094787v1, whole genome shotgun sequence window:
- the LOC142570423 gene encoding cuticle protein 10.9-like, whose protein sequence is MDAPRAMCPTPALHSSLQPPQPYEFGYDTVDEFGTRLTRQESSDSANQKKGSYGYTDANGIYRQVNYVADAGGFRATISTNEPGTAPGETGGAVYDAKPVAVVDKHHHVKAAAAILAPTYAVHPGYFGKY, encoded by the exons ATGGACGCACCGCGGGCCATGTGCCC TACTCCTGCCCTGCATTCATCTCTGCAGCCCCCGCAGCCATACGAGTTCGGCTATGACACCGTGGACGAGTTCGGCACGAGGCTCACTCGTCAGGAGAGCAGTGACTCGGCCAACCAAAAGAAGGGTTCGTATGGCTACACCGACGCCAACGGCATCTACCGCCAAGTGAACTACGTGGCCGATGCCGGCGGCTTCCGTGCCACCATCTCGACTAACGAGCCCGGCACCGCTCCCGGTGAAACCGGTGGGGCTGTGTACGATGCCAAACCCGTCGCCGTAGTCGACAAGCACCACCACGTCAAGGCGGCCGCCGCCATCCTGGCTCCCACCTACGCCGTTCATCCGGGATACTTTGGCAAATACTGA